A window from Nycticebus coucang isolate mNycCou1 chromosome X, mNycCou1.pri, whole genome shotgun sequence encodes these proteins:
- the LOC128576934 gene encoding small nuclear ribonucleoprotein Sm D2-like gives MSLFNKPKSEMTPEELQKQVEEEFNTGPLSVLTVSQEQYPSAYQFCLNNKKLLDNVKAFHRYCNMVLENMKEMWTEVPQERQGKKSKPVNKDCYISKMFLCGDSVMVILQNLLIAGKKALSPTPNNLLPHPAKAYSTFPFIQRFLSL, from the coding sequence ATGAGCCTCTTCAACAAGCCCAAGAGTGAGATGACCCCAGAGGAGCTACAGAAGCAGGTAGAAGAAGAATTTAACACTGGTCCACTCTCTGTGCTCACAGTCAGTCAAGAACAATACCCAAGTGCTTATCAATTTTGCCTCAATAACAAGAAACTCCTGGACAATGTGAAGGCCTTTCATAGGTACTGCAACATGGTGCTGGAGAATATGAAGGAGATGTGGACTGAGGTCCCCCAAGAGCGGCAAGGGAAGAAGTCTAAGCCAGTCAACAAAGACTGCTACATCTCCAAGATGTTCTTGTGTGGGGACTCAGTCATGGTGATCCTGCAGAACCTGCTTATTGCTGGCAAAAAggctctttcccccacccccaacaactTGCTCCCCCATCCTGCAAAGGCCTATTCCACCTTCCCCTTCATCCAAAGATTTCTGAGTCTGTAA